One genomic segment of Protaetiibacter intestinalis includes these proteins:
- a CDS encoding glycoside hydrolase family 13 protein: MRRDDWWRTAVIYQVYPRSFADGDGDGVGDLPGITHRLPALAELGVDAIWLSPFFTSPQADAGYDVADYCDVDPLFGTLADFDTLLETAHGLGLRVIIDLVPNHSSSAHAWFQAALASAPSSPERARYIFRDGTGKLGELPPNNWESVFGGHAWTRVHEADGTPGQWYLHLFDTSQPDFDWTNPEVREYFRGVLRFWLSRGVDGFRVDVAHGLAKAEGLPDYTPPADSGSMGGDEADVPYWAQDGVHEIYRDWHGVLAEYGPDRILAGEAWVEPIEKLARWVRPDEMHQTFNFRYLETPWQAEPLRAVVDDSLAAFGSVGAPSTWVLSNHDVIRHATRLGLTPPPPQGQGLGPRSESHPDEVVGLRRARAATAFMLALPGSSYLYQGEELGLPEVIDLPDAARQDPSFFRTGGETYGRDGCRVPLPWEADAPSVGFGPGEASWLPQPDGWGDYARDIQQGVPDSTLELYRGLLALRREHGLGAGEVEWLPSAAADVLAFRNGAVTVVANTGAGTTELPAGTVIAASGPVAGDRIPGDTTVWLTD; the protein is encoded by the coding sequence ATGCGGCGCGACGACTGGTGGCGTACCGCCGTCATCTACCAGGTGTACCCCCGCTCCTTCGCGGACGGCGACGGCGACGGCGTCGGCGACCTGCCCGGCATCACGCACCGCCTCCCGGCGCTCGCCGAGCTCGGGGTCGACGCGATCTGGCTCTCGCCGTTCTTCACCTCGCCGCAGGCCGACGCCGGTTACGACGTGGCCGACTACTGCGACGTCGACCCGCTGTTCGGCACCCTCGCCGACTTCGACACGCTGCTCGAGACCGCCCACGGCCTCGGCCTGCGGGTCATCATCGACCTCGTCCCCAACCACTCCTCGAGCGCGCACGCCTGGTTCCAGGCGGCCCTCGCCTCCGCCCCCAGCTCCCCCGAGCGGGCCCGCTACATCTTCCGCGACGGCACCGGCAAGCTCGGCGAGCTGCCGCCCAACAACTGGGAGTCGGTGTTCGGCGGCCACGCCTGGACGCGCGTGCACGAGGCCGACGGCACACCGGGCCAGTGGTACCTGCACCTCTTCGACACCTCGCAGCCCGACTTCGACTGGACGAACCCCGAGGTGCGCGAGTACTTCCGCGGCGTGCTGCGGTTCTGGCTCAGCCGCGGCGTCGACGGCTTCCGGGTGGATGTCGCGCACGGTCTCGCGAAGGCCGAGGGGCTGCCCGACTACACCCCGCCCGCCGACTCCGGCAGCATGGGCGGCGACGAGGCGGATGTGCCGTACTGGGCACAGGACGGCGTGCACGAGATCTACCGCGACTGGCACGGGGTGCTCGCCGAGTACGGCCCCGACCGCATCCTGGCCGGCGAGGCCTGGGTCGAGCCGATCGAGAAGCTCGCCCGCTGGGTGCGCCCCGACGAGATGCACCAGACGTTCAACTTCCGCTACCTCGAGACGCCGTGGCAGGCCGAGCCGCTGCGCGCCGTCGTCGACGACTCGCTCGCCGCGTTCGGTTCCGTCGGCGCCCCGAGCACCTGGGTGCTCTCCAACCACGACGTCATCCGGCACGCCACCCGCCTCGGCCTCACCCCGCCGCCCCCGCAGGGCCAGGGGCTCGGACCGCGCTCGGAGTCGCATCCGGATGAGGTGGTGGGCCTGCGCCGGGCGCGCGCCGCGACCGCGTTCATGCTCGCGCTGCCCGGCTCGTCGTACCTGTACCAGGGCGAGGAGCTGGGGCTGCCCGAGGTCATCGACCTGCCCGACGCCGCCCGCCAGGACCCGAGCTTCTTCCGCACCGGCGGCGAGACCTACGGGCGCGACGGATGCCGCGTGCCGCTGCCCTGGGAGGCGGACGCGCCGAGCGTCGGCTTCGGTCCGGGCGAGGCGAGCTGGCTGCCGCAGCCCGACGGGTGGGGCGACTACGCCCGCGATATCCAGCAGGGCGTGCCGGACTCGACCCTCGAGCTCTACCGCGGCCTGCTCGCGCTGCGTCGCGAGCACGGGCTCGGGGCTGGCGAGGTGGAGTGGCTGCCCTCGGCGGCGGCCGACGTGCTCGCCTTCCGCAACGGCGCCGTCACCGTCGTCGCCAACACGGGAGCCGGCACCACGGAGCTGCCCGCCGGCACCGTGATCGCCGCGAGCGGCCCGGTCGCGGGCGACCGCATCCCGGGCGACACGACGGTGTGGCTCACGGACTGA
- a CDS encoding sugar ABC transporter substrate-binding protein, whose amino-acid sequence MKVTKRGILGLGSIAIASAFVLTGCQAATDDGGDAPAGGKLTVWVDAERVDALKGAAEAYTDKTGVEVELVSKDNATIKDDFIQQVPTGEGPDITMGAHDWLGELTTNGVVAPLELGDSAADYLDVAIQAATYDGTVYMLPYAVENIALLRNADLVPEAATSFDDMIAKGQAAGLTQPFVVEQGAEGNPYHLYPFQTAFGAPVFGTDASGSYDPSDLQLGNEGGFAFADWLSGQGKNGTGVFNTDIDGAIAKQAFLDGTAAFWLTGPWNVGSAVDAGINVAVDPIPSPTGEAAQPFAGVKGFFLSAESENKVAATDFLVNYLGSEDVQLELYKSGNILPALSAAAETASSDPIIAGFSAVGADAVAMPAIPAMGSVWQYWGVAQAAIINGEDPHATWEKLAADVAAAIG is encoded by the coding sequence ATGAAGGTGACCAAGCGAGGCATCCTGGGACTCGGGTCGATCGCCATCGCCTCCGCATTCGTGCTGACCGGCTGCCAGGCCGCCACGGACGACGGTGGGGACGCGCCCGCCGGCGGGAAGCTCACCGTCTGGGTCGACGCGGAGCGCGTCGACGCGCTCAAGGGCGCGGCCGAGGCGTACACCGACAAGACCGGCGTCGAGGTCGAGCTCGTCTCGAAGGACAACGCCACCATCAAGGACGACTTCATCCAGCAGGTCCCGACCGGCGAGGGCCCCGACATCACCATGGGCGCGCACGACTGGCTCGGCGAGCTGACCACCAACGGCGTCGTGGCGCCGCTCGAGCTCGGCGACTCCGCCGCCGACTACCTCGACGTGGCCATCCAGGCCGCCACCTACGACGGCACCGTCTACATGCTGCCCTACGCGGTCGAGAACATCGCCCTGCTGCGCAACGCCGACCTCGTCCCCGAGGCCGCCACGAGCTTCGACGACATGATCGCCAAGGGTCAGGCCGCCGGCCTCACCCAGCCGTTCGTCGTCGAGCAGGGTGCCGAGGGCAACCCGTACCACCTCTACCCGTTCCAGACCGCGTTCGGCGCCCCCGTCTTCGGCACCGACGCCTCGGGCTCCTACGACCCGAGCGACCTGCAGCTCGGCAACGAGGGCGGCTTCGCGTTCGCCGACTGGCTCTCGGGCCAGGGCAAGAACGGCACCGGCGTCTTCAACACCGACATCGACGGCGCGATCGCCAAGCAGGCCTTCCTCGACGGCACGGCCGCCTTCTGGCTGACCGGACCGTGGAACGTCGGCTCGGCCGTCGACGCGGGCATCAACGTGGCCGTCGACCCGATCCCGAGCCCCACAGGTGAGGCCGCCCAGCCGTTCGCCGGCGTCAAGGGCTTCTTCCTCTCGGCCGAGTCGGAGAACAAGGTCGCCGCGACCGACTTCCTCGTGAACTACCTCGGCTCCGAGGACGTTCAGCTCGAGCTCTACAAGTCGGGCAACATCCTCCCGGCCCTGAGCGCCGCCGCCGAGACCGCCTCGAGCGACCCGATCATCGCCGGCTTCTCCGCCGTCGGTGCGGACGCCGTCGCGATGCCGGCGATCCCCGCGATGGGCTCGGTGTGGCAGTACTGGGGTGTCGCCCAGGCCGCCATCATCAACGGCGAGGACCCGCACGCCACGTGGGAGAAGCTCGCCGCCGACGTCGCCGCCGCGATCGGCTGA
- a CDS encoding ABC transporter permease subunit, with amino-acid sequence MAQTSTASRPARAVAPPSPGTVRSLLVKIVLLGIVDAISLYAVFMLVLQDNWVVAIVVVAVSALVNWIYLSRRFLPAKYLTPGLIFLAVFQVFVLLYTGYVGFTNYGTGHNGTRDQAVNSLLASSLQRVEDSPSYPVTVVDRFGELGLLVTDPEGDAFVGTADEPLSRVPDAEFDGGRAVAAPGWTSLTFQDVIARTAEITALAVPYSDDPNDGALRTPDGSNAYRYLSTLEYDASAGTMTNTQTGVVYSDIGTGAFVADSGEELRPGWQITVGFDNFVRAFTESSIRGPLVYVTIWTFVFAIASVALCFGLGLLLAITFQNARMRGVKYYRLLLILPYAFPAFLSILVWNGMMNESFGFINQVLFGGASIPWLSDPNLAKVSAILVNVWLGFPYMFLICTGALQAIPEELTEAATMDGARGWGVFRQIKLPLLLSTTAPVLIASFAFNFNNFNLVYLLNNGGPRDTTTSLPVGHTDLLISMVYKVAFTGQNRDYGLASAFSIIIFLIVAGIAVISFSRTKALEEIQR; translated from the coding sequence ATGGCTCAGACCTCCACCGCGTCGCGCCCCGCGCGCGCGGTCGCCCCGCCCAGCCCCGGCACCGTCCGGTCGCTGCTCGTGAAGATCGTGCTGCTCGGCATCGTCGACGCGATCTCGCTCTACGCCGTGTTCATGCTGGTGCTCCAGGACAACTGGGTCGTCGCGATCGTCGTGGTCGCCGTCAGCGCCCTCGTGAACTGGATCTACCTCTCGCGCCGGTTCCTGCCGGCCAAGTACCTCACGCCCGGCCTCATCTTCCTCGCCGTCTTCCAGGTGTTCGTGCTGCTGTACACGGGCTACGTCGGCTTCACCAACTACGGCACGGGCCACAACGGCACGCGCGACCAGGCCGTGAACTCGCTGCTCGCCTCCTCCCTCCAGCGCGTCGAGGACTCGCCCAGCTACCCCGTGACGGTCGTCGACCGCTTCGGCGAGCTCGGCCTGCTCGTCACCGACCCGGAGGGCGACGCCTTCGTCGGCACCGCCGACGAGCCGCTCAGCCGCGTGCCGGATGCCGAGTTCGACGGCGGCCGCGCGGTCGCCGCCCCCGGCTGGACGAGCCTCACCTTCCAGGACGTCATCGCGCGCACCGCCGAGATCACGGCCCTCGCCGTGCCCTACTCGGACGACCCCAACGACGGGGCGCTGCGCACCCCCGACGGCAGCAACGCCTACCGCTACCTCTCCACCCTCGAGTACGACGCATCCGCCGGCACGATGACCAACACCCAGACGGGCGTCGTCTACTCCGACATCGGCACGGGCGCCTTCGTGGCCGACAGCGGCGAGGAGCTGCGCCCCGGCTGGCAGATCACGGTCGGCTTCGACAACTTCGTGCGCGCCTTCACCGAGTCCTCGATCCGCGGGCCGCTCGTCTACGTGACCATCTGGACCTTCGTCTTCGCGATCGCCTCCGTGGCCCTGTGCTTCGGGCTCGGGCTGCTGCTCGCGATCACCTTCCAGAACGCCCGGATGCGCGGGGTCAAGTACTACCGGCTGCTGCTGATCCTGCCGTACGCGTTCCCCGCGTTCCTGTCGATCCTGGTGTGGAACGGCATGATGAACGAGAGCTTCGGCTTCATCAACCAGGTGCTGTTCGGCGGCGCCTCGATCCCGTGGCTCTCGGATCCGAACCTCGCCAAGGTGAGCGCGATCCTCGTGAACGTGTGGCTCGGCTTCCCCTACATGTTCCTCATCTGCACGGGTGCGCTGCAGGCGATCCCGGAGGAGCTCACCGAGGCGGCCACGATGGACGGCGCGCGCGGCTGGGGCGTGTTCCGGCAGATCAAGCTGCCGCTGCTGCTCTCGACGACGGCGCCCGTGCTGATCGCGTCGTTCGCCTTCAACTTCAACAACTTCAACCTCGTGTACCTGCTGAACAACGGCGGTCCGCGCGACACGACGACGAGCCTGCCGGTCGGGCACACCGACCTGCTCATCTCGATGGTCTACAAGGTGGCGTTCACCGGCCAGAACCGCGACTACGGTCTGGCATCCGCCTTCTCGATCATCATCTTCCTCATCGTCGCCGGCATCGCGGTGATCAGCTTCAGCAGGACCAAGGCCCTCGAGGAGATCCAGCGATGA
- a CDS encoding sugar ABC transporter permease, which translates to MTTTDLTHLRNTARRAPHRRRTAGRWFVDTGWRHVVAIAVSVFAVFPLLFVVSSALNPNGTLTGSNALFSRIGIDSFWRILSDPQNPYLRWFGNTLLVAGVTAVASTLMGALAAYAFSRMRFAGRRFGLITIVVIQMFPQLLGAVAIFLMMSAIGDVFPAFGLNTHIGLIMVYLGGSLGVNTYLMYGFFNTVPVEIDEAAKIDGAGHARIFFTIILRLVAPILAVVALLSVIASFSEYLIASVLLIDPENQTLAVGLVKLVSNPRYADWSAFSAGAIMAAIPVVALFLALQRYIVGGITAGAVK; encoded by the coding sequence ATGACGACCACCGACCTCACCCACCTGCGGAACACCGCCCGCCGGGCGCCGCACCGTCGCCGCACCGCGGGACGCTGGTTCGTCGACACCGGATGGCGGCACGTCGTCGCGATCGCCGTCTCGGTGTTCGCGGTGTTCCCGCTGCTGTTCGTGGTCTCGAGCGCGCTCAACCCCAACGGCACCCTCACGGGATCGAACGCGCTGTTCTCGCGCATCGGCATCGACAGCTTCTGGCGCATCCTCTCCGACCCGCAGAACCCGTACCTGCGCTGGTTCGGCAACACGCTGCTCGTCGCGGGCGTCACCGCGGTCGCCTCGACCCTCATGGGCGCGCTCGCCGCCTACGCGTTCTCGCGGATGCGGTTCGCCGGGCGCCGCTTCGGCCTCATCACGATCGTCGTCATCCAGATGTTCCCGCAGCTGCTGGGCGCGGTCGCCATCTTCCTCATGATGAGCGCGATCGGCGACGTGTTCCCGGCGTTCGGGCTCAACACCCACATCGGCCTCATCATGGTGTACCTCGGCGGCTCGCTCGGCGTGAACACGTACCTCATGTACGGCTTCTTCAACACGGTGCCGGTGGAGATCGACGAGGCGGCGAAGATCGACGGCGCGGGCCACGCGCGCATCTTCTTCACCATCATCCTGCGACTCGTGGCGCCGATCCTCGCGGTCGTCGCGCTGCTGTCGGTGATCGCCTCCTTCTCGGAGTACCTCATCGCGAGCGTGCTGCTCATCGACCCCGAGAACCAGACCCTCGCGGTGGGCCTCGTGAAGCTCGTCTCCAACCCGCGCTACGCCGACTGGAGCGCCTTCTCGGCGGGCGCGATCATGGCGGCCATCCCGGTGGTCGCGCTGTTCCTCGCCCTGCAGCGCTACATCGTGGGCGGCATCACGGCCGGCGCGGTGAAGTAA
- a CDS encoding glycoside hydrolase family 13 protein, producing the protein MTASPAGLPHHDGSPLYVSTQEPVLGEAVSVRLRVPRGFAPLRVVRVRSNPDREPSYADARIVHETPEAVWWQAEVVVENPVHGYRWLLEDREANTWWLTSKGISTVETRDIDDFRLVTFAAPPAWGREQIMYQVFPDRFARSAAADDREAPAWAWPASWGDPVIHQGPGTGEQFYGGDLDGVREHLDHLVDLGVTLLYLTPVFPARSNHRYDALSFDHVDPLLGGDEALVRLVEAAHERGIRVIGDLTTNHSGDAHEWFRASFENPGALESGFYLWLDGAQSDYVSWLGFRSLPKFNWNSPELRARFIEGPDSVVARFLKPPFSFDGWRIDVANMTGRYREEDLNEEVRRTIRRTMVEANPDTLLVGESTNDASGGDFTGDAWHGAMTYANFTRPLWNWLSVPGSPAGGGLGMTLGRTTDYSGLDFYAAHREFAAAFPWRTRLHTMNALDTHDTPRFTTSAREGVVPVAVGLAMTMPGIPVVWAGDEFGLTAADGEQARTPMPWDAAGEYVDEVALYRRLIALKRSHPALNGGGIRWLHVSEEAVAFVREGASECVLVVAARSAGEVDLAGELPDDAEPLEGAAVWGAGLVHVDGPAFLAWRLPGVTLPAW; encoded by the coding sequence ATGACCGCATCCCCCGCGGGGCTGCCGCATCACGACGGCTCGCCGCTGTACGTCTCCACCCAGGAGCCGGTGCTCGGCGAGGCGGTGTCGGTGCGGCTGCGGGTGCCGCGCGGCTTCGCGCCGCTGCGCGTGGTGCGGGTGCGTTCGAACCCCGACCGCGAGCCCTCGTACGCGGACGCGCGCATCGTGCACGAGACCCCGGAGGCCGTGTGGTGGCAGGCGGAGGTCGTGGTCGAGAACCCGGTGCACGGCTACCGCTGGCTGCTCGAAGACCGCGAGGCGAACACCTGGTGGCTCACCTCGAAGGGCATCTCGACCGTCGAGACGCGCGACATCGACGACTTCCGGCTCGTCACCTTCGCCGCGCCGCCCGCGTGGGGGCGCGAGCAGATCATGTACCAGGTGTTCCCCGACCGCTTCGCGCGGTCGGCGGCGGCGGATGATCGCGAGGCGCCCGCGTGGGCGTGGCCGGCATCCTGGGGCGACCCCGTCATCCACCAGGGGCCGGGCACGGGGGAGCAGTTCTACGGCGGCGACCTCGACGGGGTGCGCGAGCACCTCGACCATCTCGTCGACCTCGGCGTGACGTTGCTGTATCTGACGCCCGTCTTCCCGGCGCGGTCGAACCACCGCTACGACGCGCTCTCCTTCGACCACGTCGACCCGCTGCTCGGCGGCGACGAGGCGCTCGTGCGGCTCGTCGAGGCGGCGCACGAGCGCGGCATCCGGGTGATCGGCGACCTCACCACCAACCACTCGGGCGACGCGCACGAGTGGTTCCGGGCGTCGTTCGAGAACCCGGGGGCCCTCGAGTCGGGCTTCTACCTGTGGCTCGACGGCGCGCAGAGCGACTACGTCTCGTGGCTCGGCTTCAGGAGCCTGCCGAAGTTCAACTGGAACTCGCCCGAGCTGCGCGCCCGCTTCATCGAGGGGCCGGATTCGGTGGTGGCGCGGTTCCTGAAGCCGCCGTTCTCGTTCGACGGCTGGCGCATCGACGTCGCCAACATGACGGGCCGCTACCGCGAGGAGGACCTCAACGAGGAGGTGCGGCGCACCATCCGCCGCACCATGGTCGAGGCGAACCCCGACACGCTGCTCGTGGGGGAGTCGACCAACGACGCCTCGGGCGGCGACTTCACGGGGGATGCCTGGCACGGCGCGATGACCTACGCGAACTTCACCCGGCCGCTCTGGAACTGGCTCTCGGTGCCGGGTTCGCCCGCGGGCGGCGGCCTCGGCATGACGCTCGGGCGCACCACCGACTATTCGGGCCTCGACTTCTACGCGGCGCACCGCGAGTTCGCGGCGGCGTTCCCGTGGCGCACCCGGCTGCACACCATGAACGCGCTCGACACCCACGACACCCCCCGCTTCACGACCTCGGCGCGGGAGGGCGTGGTGCCGGTCGCGGTGGGCCTCGCGATGACGATGCCCGGCATCCCCGTGGTGTGGGCGGGCGACGAGTTCGGGCTGACCGCGGCCGACGGCGAGCAGGCGCGCACCCCGATGCCGTGGGATGCGGCGGGCGAGTACGTCGACGAGGTCGCGCTCTACCGGCGCCTCATCGCGCTCAAGCGTTCGCATCCGGCGCTCAACGGCGGCGGCATCCGCTGGCTGCACGTCTCGGAGGAGGCGGTCGCCTTCGTGCGCGAGGGCGCCTCGGAGTGCGTGCTGGTGGTCGCGGCCCGCTCGGCCGGCGAGGTCGACCTCGCGGGCGAGCTCCCCGACGACGCCGAGCCCCTCGAGGGTGCGGCCGTGTGGGGCGCCGGCCTCGTGCATGTCGACGGCCCCGCCTTCCTCGCGTGGCGCCTCCCCGGCGTGACCCTCCCCGCCTGGTGA
- a CDS encoding DUF6461 domain-containing protein: MTVSPDDYAWLEDDDWSWVPEFGYCVTSISRISLDDVLAALDATSVGTVAGFAALDQAAGRYWENDGPAGDVQLVGFVESDAGVLLLEGNGFVGVSDSRIPPLSAGRDVVAHYRNVNAASRFVWWRDGAPVLDFDAVTGYVEVEPIDEVRARVTEYGLPIDPEVDVEYSWIPRGEFALAERISGFPLTPALLRGELHAAEVTLRV; this comes from the coding sequence ATGACCGTGAGTCCCGATGACTATGCCTGGCTTGAGGACGACGACTGGTCGTGGGTGCCGGAGTTCGGCTACTGCGTCACATCGATCAGTCGGATCTCGCTCGACGACGTGCTCGCTGCGCTGGACGCCACCAGCGTCGGGACGGTCGCGGGGTTCGCGGCGCTCGATCAGGCCGCGGGCAGGTACTGGGAGAACGATGGGCCCGCCGGTGACGTCCAGCTCGTCGGCTTCGTGGAGTCCGACGCGGGCGTGCTGTTGTTGGAAGGCAACGGCTTCGTCGGTGTGAGTGACTCCAGGATTCCGCCGCTCTCCGCGGGGCGGGACGTCGTGGCGCACTATCGGAACGTCAACGCGGCATCCCGGTTCGTCTGGTGGCGCGACGGCGCACCCGTGCTCGATTTCGACGCGGTCACGGGCTACGTCGAGGTGGAGCCGATCGACGAGGTTCGCGCCCGCGTGACCGAGTACGGTCTGCCGATCGATCCGGAGGTCGACGTCGAGTACTCGTGGATCCCGCGCGGCGAGTTCGCGCTCGCCGAACGGATCTCAGGGTTCCCGCTGACGCCGGCCCTGCTCCGCGGCGAGCTCCACGCCGCCGAGGTGACCCTGCGCGTCTAG
- a CDS encoding helix-turn-helix domain-containing protein has translation MTAGRPLGEYLRARRELIRPEDAGLPDGGARRRVAGLRRSEVAMLAGISTEYYVKLEQGREIHPTDQVLEALSRALQLDATARSYLASLVHLPQHETAPRRELGHIRWLIDGWPLTAAIVHDRYNDVLATNALMRALIPAYREGSNSLAALLLDPEVRELYGEEWEGLTARSVALLRANSGPQPYLVRTQQLIAQLTRESPRFREVWPRNDVHGAGDGVHRITHPRMGTLALRFARLPLIGPGEHSIFLYYAEPGTPTAAALAALAAEG, from the coding sequence ATGACGGCCGGTCGGCCCCTCGGCGAGTACCTGCGGGCACGCAGGGAGCTCATCCGACCCGAGGATGCGGGGCTGCCGGATGGCGGAGCCCGTCGCCGGGTCGCGGGGCTGCGCCGCTCCGAGGTGGCGATGCTCGCCGGGATCAGCACCGAGTACTACGTGAAGCTCGAGCAGGGGCGCGAGATCCACCCCACCGACCAGGTGCTCGAGGCCCTGTCGCGGGCGCTGCAGCTGGATGCGACGGCGCGCAGCTACCTCGCCTCGCTCGTGCACCTGCCGCAGCACGAGACGGCGCCGCGGCGCGAGCTCGGCCACATCCGCTGGCTCATCGACGGGTGGCCGCTCACCGCCGCGATCGTGCACGACCGGTACAACGACGTGCTCGCGACGAACGCGCTCATGCGGGCGCTCATCCCGGCCTACCGCGAGGGCTCCAACAGCCTCGCCGCGCTGCTGCTCGACCCCGAGGTGCGCGAGCTCTACGGCGAGGAGTGGGAGGGGCTCACGGCCCGCTCGGTCGCGCTGCTGCGCGCGAACTCCGGGCCGCAGCCGTACCTCGTGCGCACCCAGCAACTGATCGCACAGCTCACCCGCGAGAGCCCGCGCTTCCGCGAGGTGTGGCCGCGCAACGACGTGCACGGGGCGGGCGACGGCGTGCACCGCATCACGCATCCGCGGATGGGGACGCTCGCGCTGCGCTTCGCCCGGTTGCCCCTCATCGGGCCCGGCGAGCACTCGATCTTCCTCTACTACGCCGAACCGGGCACCCCCACGGCCGCGGCCCTCGCCGCGCTCGCCGCAGAGGGGTAG
- a CDS encoding oxidoreductase: MDLGLRGRTAVVTGASKGIGLAIVQGLVDEGVTVVAGARRITPELEELVAAGSVVFEPVDLTTADGPERLVARSDELGGLDILVNNVGAVSLRFDGFLAITDEQWLQTLTLSFLAAVRTTRAAIPRLIDRGGGNIVTIGSVNAYLPDPPVVDYSAAKAAVWNLSKSLSKEYGDRGIRVNTISPGPVATELWLGEQGVAATAARAMGVDVDTARDRVVASQGGFSTGRFTQPSEVADLALLLASDRAGNVTGADFLIDGGLIKTL, from the coding sequence ATGGACCTCGGATTGCGTGGCAGGACCGCCGTCGTGACGGGCGCGAGCAAGGGCATCGGGCTCGCGATCGTGCAGGGGCTCGTCGACGAGGGCGTGACGGTCGTCGCCGGGGCCCGCCGCATCACGCCCGAGCTCGAGGAGCTGGTCGCGGCGGGGTCCGTGGTCTTCGAGCCGGTCGACCTCACCACCGCGGACGGGCCCGAGCGCCTCGTCGCCCGCTCCGACGAGCTCGGCGGACTCGACATCCTCGTCAACAACGTCGGCGCCGTGAGCCTGCGCTTCGACGGCTTCCTCGCGATCACCGACGAGCAGTGGCTGCAGACCCTCACCCTCAGCTTCCTCGCCGCGGTGCGCACGACCCGTGCGGCGATCCCGCGGCTGATCGACCGCGGCGGCGGCAACATCGTCACGATCGGCTCGGTCAACGCCTACCTGCCCGACCCGCCCGTCGTCGACTACTCGGCCGCGAAGGCCGCGGTGTGGAACCTCTCGAAGTCGCTGTCGAAGGAGTACGGCGACCGCGGCATCCGCGTCAACACGATCAGCCCGGGCCCCGTCGCGACCGAGCTGTGGCTCGGCGAGCAGGGCGTCGCCGCGACCGCCGCCCGCGCCATGGGCGTCGACGTCGACACCGCGCGCGACCGGGTGGTCGCGAGCCAGGGCGGCTTCTCGACGGGCCGCTTCACCCAGCCCTCCGAGGTCGCGGATCTCGCCCTGCTGCTCGCGAGCGACCGCGCCGGCAACGTCACCGGCGCCGACTTCCTCATCGACGGCGGCCTCATCAAGACCCTGTGA
- a CDS encoding alpha/beta hydrolase → MTRVVFIHGLWIHASAWRPWQDLFEAQGYTTDAPGWPGDLDSVEATRANPDGLNNQGIAEICHHYADLIETLDEKPVVVGHSFGGLIAQELLANDIVAAAVAIDPAPVKGVKILPFSQLRSGFPVLSNPGNKSKTVALDEKQFKYAFGNVLSDEESNALHAAWTIPGPGRPLFEDATANFVRNSPAAVDTHTAVRGPLLLTSGTEDHTVPQSVTAAVAKLYADNTSSTTDYHEYPGKGHSLTLDAGWRDVAQDVLAWLDEKGFGPR, encoded by the coding sequence ATGACGCGCGTCGTCTTCATCCACGGTCTGTGGATCCACGCCTCCGCCTGGCGCCCCTGGCAGGACCTCTTCGAGGCGCAGGGCTACACGACGGATGCGCCCGGCTGGCCGGGCGACCTCGACTCGGTCGAGGCCACCCGCGCGAACCCGGACGGCCTCAACAACCAGGGCATCGCCGAGATCTGCCACCACTACGCCGACCTCATCGAGACGCTCGACGAGAAGCCGGTCGTCGTGGGGCACTCCTTCGGCGGCCTCATCGCACAGGAGCTGCTTGCGAACGACATCGTGGCGGCCGCCGTCGCCATCGACCCGGCGCCCGTCAAGGGCGTGAAGATCCTGCCGTTCTCGCAGCTGCGCTCCGGCTTCCCGGTGCTGTCGAACCCCGGCAACAAGTCGAAGACGGTCGCCCTCGACGAGAAGCAGTTCAAGTACGCCTTCGGCAACGTGCTGAGCGACGAGGAGTCGAACGCCCTGCACGCGGCGTGGACGATCCCCGGCCCCGGGCGCCCGCTGTTCGAGGATGCGACGGCCAACTTCGTGCGCAACTCGCCCGCCGCGGTCGACACCCACACGGCCGTCCGCGGTCCGCTGCTGCTCACCTCCGGCACGGAGGACCACACCGTGCCGCAGAGCGTGACGGCGGCCGTCGCGAAGCTGTATGCCGACAACACCTCCTCGACGACCGACTACCACGAGTACCCCGGCAAGGGGCACTCGCTGACGCTCGACGCCGGATGGCGCGACGTCGCGCAGGATGTGCTGGCCTGGCTCGACGAGAAGGGTTTCGGTCCGCGGTGA